The Sebastes fasciatus isolate fSebFas1 chromosome 13, fSebFas1.pri, whole genome shotgun sequence genome includes a region encoding these proteins:
- the anks4b gene encoding ankyrin repeat and SAM domain-containing protein 4B gives MSRYHKAAIDGYLDLLKEATRKDLNTADEDGMTPTLLAAFHGHVDALQLICSREGDPNRSDIWGNTPLHHAAANGHMHILSFLVNFGANLFALDNESHTAMDIAASRDRMDCVRFLDTSASQQTNQNPKKVANLKKEAVKEAEKRVKLCEMVKKKHQSKMDKIQRKASNAGSVSEASMASAFSDGGTMSGVNEQFSKLIAADKSGSLTARVKGTLQKKLGKKDKGTLQKSGGDGNVIFGKQETGTSEQPEFLGVFNEQDEHMLDEEGMEGFKDYYDDDKPGEVKQSIFNRPGLGGLIFMKKMGMESDDIPSGNNESLGYLVQNELFEVDEDNAGFEGNGDGDLPWDQEDLGLDDGEDEETSPLDAFLSAISLPEFALAFSREHLDLEALMLCSDADLKGIRIQLGPRKKILEAVAHRKNALETPGIMKDSFL, from the exons ATGTCTAGGTACCACAAAGCAGCGATTGATGGATACTTGGACCTCTTGAAGGAGGCCACGAGGAAGGACCTGAACACTGCGGATGAGGATGGCATGACTCCCACCTTACTGGCTGCTTTCCACGGACATGTTGATGCTCTTCAGCTCATATGCAGCAGAGA AGGAGACCCCAACAGAAGTGACATCTGGGGAAACACGCCGTTGCACCACGCTGCGGCTAACGGCCACATGCACATCCTCAGCTTCCTGGTCAACTTCGGCGCCAACCTTTTTGCACTGGACAATGAATCGCACACGGCTATGGACATCGCTGCTTCTCGTGACCGCATGGACTGCGTGCGCTTCCTGGACACCTCAGCCTCACAGCAGACCAACCAAAATCCCAAGAAGGTCGCCAATCTGAAGAAGGAGGCCGTCAAAGAAGCGGAGAAGCGTGTGAAACTCTGTGAGATGGTGAAGAAGAAACACCAGAGCAAGATGGATAAAATACAACGTAAAGCGAGCAATGCAGGGTCAGTCTCGGAGGCCAGCATGGCGTCAGCGTTCTCAGATGGCGGTACCATGTCCGGCGTCAATGAGCAGTTCTCCAAGCTTATTGCTGCAGATAAATCTGGCTCCCTTACAGCCCGGGTTAAAGGCACGCTCCAGAAGAAGCTCGGGAAGAAAGATAAAGGCACACTGCAGAAATCAGGAGGGGACGGGAACGTTATTTTCGGCAAACAGGAGACCGGAACGTCTGAGCAGCCAGAGTTCCTGGGTGTATTCAATGAGCAGGATGAGCACATGTTAGACGAAGAAGGAATGGAAGGCTTCAAGGATTATTATGACGACGACAAACCAGGCGAAGTCAAACAGTCCATCTTCAACCGGCCCGGCCTTGGAGGTCTGATTTTCATGAAGAAGATGGGGATGGAGTCGGACGACATCCCCAGCGGGAACAATGAAAGTCTCGGCTACCTCGTTCAGAACGAGTTGTTCGAGGTGGACGAAGACAATGCCGGCTTCGAGGGGAACGGTGACGGTGATCTGCCCTGGGATCAGGAAGATCTGGGACTGGATGATGGCGAAGATGAGGAAACCTCTCCTTTGGATGCATTCTTGTCTGCCATCTCCTTGCCAGAGTTTGCCCTTGCATTCAGCAGAGAGCACCTAGACCTGGAGGCGCTGATGCTTTGCTCTGATGCAGACCTGAAAGGCATTCGCATCCAGCTGGGACCCAGGAAGAAGATCCTGGAAGCTGTTGCTCACAGAAAGAACGCACTGGAGACTCCTGGCATCATGAAGGACAGCTTCTTGTGA
- the slc25a17l gene encoding peroxisomal membrane protein PMP34 encodes MSDNGGSAVGLLSYETLVHAVAGAMGSVTAMSVFFPLDTAKSRLQVDEKRKSNSTPVILAEIAKEEGLQSLYRGWLPVISSLCCSNFVYFYTFNTLKKLAAASGPGQSRPSKDLLMGVVSGVVNVILTTPMWVVNTRLKLQGAKFRNEDIQQTQYRGIFDAFSQIIANEGVGTLWNGTLPSLILVLNPAVQFMIYEAMKRRAGKGGKKISSAEIFLIGAVAKAIATTATFPLQTVQAILRFGQYKGDGKGGAIGSLSSIFSLLMDRIKRFGFFGLYKGLEAKLLQTVLTAALMFVVYEKITAATFKVMGLNKKLKQ; translated from the exons atgtccgACAACGGTGGCTCGGCTGTCGGCCTGCTGTCTTACGAGACGCTGGTTCATGCTGTGGCAGGTGCAATG GGGAGTGTGACAGCGATGAGCGTCTTCTTCCCTCTGGACACAGCTAAAAGCAGACTGCAGG TGGATGAGAAGAGAAAGTCTAACTCTACCCCCGTCATCCTGGCTGAGATAGCAAAGGAAGAAGGCCT TCAGTCTCTGTACAGAGGCTGGTTACCGGTCATCTCCAGCCTCTGCTGCTCCAACTTCGTCTACTTCTACACCTTCAACACGCTGAAGAAGCTGGCGGCGGCATCTGGTCCAGGGCAGTCCAGACCCAGCAAAGACCTGCTCATGGGGGTCGTATCAG GGGTGGTGAATGTGATCCTGACCACTCCCATGTGGGTGGTCAACACTCGACTGAAGCTGCAGGGAGCAAAGTTCAGGAACGAGGACATCCAGCAGACCCAGTACAGAGGCATCTTTG ATGCTTTCTCACAGATCATAGCCAACGAGGGTGTGGGAACTCTGTGGAACGGCACCCTGCCCTCTCTCATCCTCGTCCTCAACCCGGCTGTACAGTTCATGATTTATGAGGCCATGAAGAGGAGGGCAGGCAAGGGAGGGAAGAAG ATATCCTCAGCTGAGATCTTTCTCATTGGAGCCGTTGCCAAGGCCATTGCTACCACCGCAACATTTCCTCTTCAGACAGTTCAGGCCATCCTGAGG TTCGGCCAGTACAAAGGTGACGGTAAGGGCGGTGCGATTGGAAGCCTCTCCAGCATTTTCTCCCTGCTAATGGACAGAATCAA GAGGTTTGGTTTCTTTGGTTTGTACAAAGGCCTGGAGGCCAAGCTGCTACAGACGGTACTGACGGCCGCCCTCATGTTCGTTGTGTACGAGAAGATCACCGCTGCTACCTTCAAAGTCATGGGCCTGAACAAGAAACTGAAGCAGTGA
- the dxo gene encoding decapping and exoribonuclease protein: protein MDQHRSHNPNSFSQNRQSAHKRNGDDSGRSHWESKRSGPNHQQQQQSSGQNPLSSRGLSIRRELYERDFPVYKQPVEVGCFSLDSERRFFNDSRQLRYYVEPDKHPNFDLKDGYKDRYIKNQANGKEKLDHMLRWILANRSKVSSRATTASSGALDVDFVTWRGHLTKLLTTPYETREGWLLAVTKFRGTLYISEVETEAARRDRENRTERLEEMMYGGYKFEQYTCADTVHSLPDPGGVVNTNEAFCTVVQTRLADHRLLFSGEVDCRDKDPNAPAPPACYVELKTSAEICTPKQRSNFHRFKLLKWWAQSFLPGVPRVVAGFRDHEGRIVTVDTFPISKISQLIKSEQNCWKPTVCMNFCADFLSFVKRFATEDNPGVVYLFSCEPHRDVTYSVHKDSEYTFLPKWYVDGMTSSQDSRH, encoded by the exons ATGGACCAGCACAGATCCCACAATCCCAACTCCTTTTCTCAAAACCGCCAGTCAGCACACAAAAGAAATGGAGATGACAGTGGAAGAAGTCACTGGGAGAGTAAGCGCTCTGGACCaaaccaccagcagcagcagcagtcttcGGGGCAAAACCCACTCAGCTCTCGGGGTTTGAGCATCAGAAGGGAGCTGTATGAAAGAGACTTTCCAGTGTACAAACAGCCTGTCGAAGTGGGATGTTTTTCCCTTGACTCTGAGCGTAGATTCTTTAATGACAGCAGGCAGTTGAGATACTATGTGGAACCTGACAAACATCCTAATTTTGACCTGAAGGATGGATACAAGGACCGCTATATAAAGAATCAGGCCAATGGGAAGGAGAAGCTTGACCACATGCTACGCTGGATCTTGGCCAATAGATCAAAGGTCAGCTCAAGGGCGACCACAGCCTCATCGGG TGCTTTAGATGTCGATTTTGTGACATGGCGTGGTCATCTGACCAAGCTGCTGACAACTCCCTATGAGACACGGGAGGGCTGGTTGCTGGCGGTTACCAAGTTCAGGGGCACGCTTTACATCAGTGAAGTGGAAACAGAAGCTGCTCGAAGGGACCGAGAGAACCGCACCGAGAGACTTGAAGAGATGATGTACGGGGGATACAAGTTTGAGCAATACACATGTGCAG ATACCGTCCACAGCTTACCTGACCCAGGCGGAGTGGTTAACACTAATGAGGCCTTCTGCACTGTGGTGCAAACGCGGCTCGCAGATCACAGACTCCTGTTCTCCGGTGAGGTGGACTGCCGGGATAAAGATCCCAACGCTCCGGCTCCTCCTGCATGCTACGTGGAGCTGAAGACCTCTGCGGAGATCTGCACCCCCAAACAGCGCAGCAACTTCCACAG GTTCAAACTGCTGAAGTGGTGGGCCCAGTCTTTTCTCCCCGGAGTCCCTCGTGTTGTGGCAGGTTTCCGGGATCACGAAGGAAGGATTGTGACCGTGGACACTTTTCCCATCTCTAAGATTTCACAGCTAATCAAG AGTGAACAAAACTGCTGGAAACCAACAGTCTGTATGAATTTTTGCGCTGACTTCCTGTCTTTTGTGAAGCGTTTCGCTACTGAAGACAATCCAGG TGTGGTGTACCTGTTCTCCTGCGAGCCCCACAGAGATGTGACCTACTCCGTCCACAAGGACTCCGAGTATACATTCCTCCCAAAATGGTATGTGGATGGGATGACCAGTAGTCAAGACTCACGCCATTAG
- the LOC141781181 gene encoding inactive serine/threonine-protein kinase 19-like encodes MNRKRALISDTFKVKKIRKDTQKFGAVSNGDGPTDIRSTLEYLMTLFPRKLFNDALPQIVLQHQLYSIHNDKTLVDKELNKLREQGELLMFQLGFDEDAFGLVFATDYKAKVLAAEEGRATLASVEKFLEKLSSPCKELSFSKDKMLKEFLFTDSEITQLVKSGVLTVRDAGSWWLSIPNSGKFTKYFIQGRKAVLGMVKKAKYSEVLKAELEERRTTSHVKFHMKYHIHDIVGAELVESIPTTSGTLLRFVES; translated from the exons ATGAACAGAAAACGGGCTCTGATTTCAGACACTTTCAAGGtgaagaaaataagaaaagacACACAGAAGTTTGGAGCTGTCAGTAATGGAGATG GACCGACTGACATCAGATCCACCCTCGAGTACCTCATGACACTGTTCCCCAGGAAGCTCTTCAATGACGCCTTACCTCAAATTGTTCTTCAGCACCAACTCTACAGCATACACAATGACAAGACTTTGGTGGACAAGGAGCTG AATAAACTGCGGGAACAAGGAGAACTGCTGATGTTCCAGCTGGGGTTTGATGAGGACGCTTTCGGGCTGGTTTTTGCTACAGATTACAAGGCCAAAGTGCTGGCAGCAGAGGAAGGCAGAGCGACACTAGCGTCAGTGGAGAAGTTTTTAGAGAAATTGTCGTCTCCTTGCAAAGAGCTGAGCTTCAGCAAAGACAAGATGCTCAAGGAGTTCCTCTTCACAGACTCTGAGATAAC GCAGCTGGTTAAGTCAGGGGTCCTGACTGTGAGGGACGCTGGCAGCTGGTGGCTTTCCATTCCCAACTCTGGCAAATTCACCAAGTACTTTATACAAG GTCGTAAAGCCGTGCTCGGCATGGTGAAGAAGGCCAAATATAGCGAAGTCTTAAAGGCAGAGCTCGAGGAACGGCGAACAACGTCACACGTGAAATTCCACATGAAATACCACATCCATGACATTGTTGGTGCAGAGCTGGTGGAGAG CATACCTACGACGTCAGGAACCTTGTTACGATTCGTTGAGTCCTGA